The uncultured Roseibium sp. DNA segment CTTTCGGATCATCTCACGTCTTTCGCCAACGGAGTTACCAATGACGGCTGTATCCAACATCTATCCGACCGCCGCCTTGCGGGCAGCCGATGCTGCACACCACATCCATCCGTTCACGGATACCAAGGCGCTGAACGCGGAAGGCAGCCGGATCATTACCCATGCGGACGGCGTCTGGCTGACGGATTCCGACGGCAACCGCATTCTCGATGGCATGGCGGGGCTCTGGTGCGTGCAGGTCGGCCACGGCCGGCAGGAAATCGCGGATGCGGTTCATCGCCAGATGAGCGAGCTGTCCTATTACAACACCTTCTTCAAAACGACCCATCCGCCCGCGGTCGCGCTTTCCGAAAAGCTTGCCGAGCTCGCGCCGGCGCACATGAACCGGGTGTTCTACTGCTCGTCCGGCTCGGAAGCGAACGACACCGTCTTCCGCATGGCCCGTTATTACTGGGACCAGATGGGCAAGCCGGAGAAAAAGGCCATCATCGGCCGCTGGAACGGCTACCACGGTTCCACGCTCGCCGGCACCAGCCTCGGCGGCATGAAGGCCATGCACGGCCAGGGCGACCTGCCGGTCCCAGGTGTCCACCACATCGAACAGCCTTACTGGTTCGGTGAGGGCGGCGACATGAGCCCCGAGGACTTCGGCATTCAGGTTGCCCGCAAGCTGGCTCAGAAGATCGACGAGATCGGCGAGGACAAGGTGGCCGCCTTTATCGCCGAGCCGATCCAGGGCGCCGGCGGCGTGATCATCCCGCCGGACACCTACTGGCCGGAAATCAAGAAGATCCTGGCGGAGCGGGACATCCTGCTGGTCGTCGACGAGGTGATCTGCGGCTTCGGCCGGCTCGGCACCTGGTTCGGCTCCGACACTTACGACCTGAAGCCGGATCTGATGCCGATCGCCAAAGGACTGACCTCGG contains these protein-coding regions:
- a CDS encoding aspartate aminotransferase family protein — its product is MTAVSNIYPTAALRAADAAHHIHPFTDTKALNAEGSRIITHADGVWLTDSDGNRILDGMAGLWCVQVGHGRQEIADAVHRQMSELSYYNTFFKTTHPPAVALSEKLAELAPAHMNRVFYCSSGSEANDTVFRMARYYWDQMGKPEKKAIIGRWNGYHGSTLAGTSLGGMKAMHGQGDLPVPGVHHIEQPYWFGEGGDMSPEDFGIQVARKLAQKIDEIGEDKVAAFIAEPIQGAGGVIIPPDTYWPEIKKILAERDILLVVDEVICGFGRLGTWFGSDTYDLKPDLMPIAKGLTSGYLPMGGVLVSDRVAEGLIDKGGEFYHGYTYSGHPACAAAALANLEIMQQEKLVDYVADDIGPYLQKRWTALGDHPLVGEARMKGLMGALELVPEKGNRAKKFADEGTVGTLCRDLSFQNGMVMRAVRDSMIISPPLVLTHDEADQLVAIARKTLDDTYVELKRQGKV